In Sphingobacterium sp. PCS056, the following proteins share a genomic window:
- a CDS encoding acyl carrier protein, with the protein MSDIASRVKAIIVEKLGVDENEVTPEASFTNDLGADSLDTVELIMEFEKEFNVAIPDDQAETIGTVGQAITYLEKNVN; encoded by the coding sequence ATGTCAGATATCGCTTCAAGAGTAAAGGCAATTATCGTTGAAAAATTAGGTGTAGACGAAAACGAGGTAACACCAGAAGCTTCTTTCACTAATGATTTAGGTGCAGATTCACTTGATACTGTAGAGTTAATCATGGAATTTGAGAAAGAATTCAACGTTGCAATACCTGATGACCAAGCTGAAACTATTGGTACAGTGGGACAAGCAATCACTTATTTAGAAAAAAACGTTAACTAA
- the rnc gene encoding ribonuclease III codes for MPFSRIYKLYFSADKAYVRKLKNLLGFVPGNIRLYQMAFRHKSVAVVIKEGSKNSNERLEFLGDAILGSVVAELLFKKYPYKDEGFLTEMRSKIVSRVHLNQLSRKLGFNELIQFDARMISFPNKQGSLLGDAFEALIGAVYLDKGYVFTKNFLLNRIIKPHVDIHLLEQTETNFKSRLIEWCQHNGKEVVFNQIENPPGESSKMFSVEAIVQGEVCGLGQDFNKKSAEKSAAEKACEYLKILELD; via the coding sequence ATGCCTTTTTCAAGGATTTATAAATTATATTTTTCTGCTGACAAAGCTTATGTTAGAAAGCTCAAGAACCTGTTAGGTTTTGTCCCTGGAAACATACGACTTTATCAAATGGCTTTTAGGCATAAGTCTGTAGCTGTTGTGATTAAGGAAGGTTCAAAAAACAGCAATGAAAGATTGGAATTTTTGGGCGATGCAATTTTGGGTTCAGTTGTTGCTGAATTACTTTTCAAAAAGTATCCCTATAAAGACGAAGGTTTTTTGACTGAAATGAGATCTAAAATTGTTAGTCGTGTCCATCTTAATCAACTTTCCCGAAAATTGGGATTCAATGAACTGATTCAGTTTGATGCCAGAATGATCAGTTTTCCTAATAAACAAGGCTCTCTGCTAGGAGATGCTTTTGAAGCACTTATCGGTGCTGTTTATTTAGATAAAGGTTATGTTTTTACTAAAAATTTTCTGTTAAATCGCATTATTAAGCCACATGTTGATATTCATTTATTGGAACAAACGGAAACAAATTTTAAAAGCCGATTGATCGAATGGTGTCAACATAATGGCAAGGAGGTTGTTTTCAATCAAATTGAAAATCCACCAGGAGAATCGAGTAAAATGTTTTCTGTAGAGGCTATTGTCCAAGGCGAGGTATGTGGGTTGGGACAAGATTTCAATAAGAAAAGTGCCGAAAAATCTGCTGCTGAAAAAGCTTGTGAATATTTGAAAATTTTGGAACTTGACTAA
- a CDS encoding TetR/AcrR family transcriptional regulator → MARKTYQGEKNDKSRTMNKLIHSVGIVLEKKGYTGLTIANIASTAGVDRKLISVYFGSVENLIETYIKGKDYWVEATAAAEQTLANSKDDSTRYFLEKLLLEQIHYFALNDEMQKVVLWQISEKSDIMSHVTQSREKMSSLFFPYSDKELAGKNVDLRAVSSLLVAGIYYLVLHTKMTDSTFCEIDLTTEEGMNRIKEAVKFILKQTYEAE, encoded by the coding sequence ATGGCTAGAAAAACGTATCAGGGGGAGAAAAACGACAAAAGTAGAACAATGAATAAGCTCATTCATTCTGTCGGCATTGTTTTAGAAAAAAAAGGATATACAGGCTTAACAATTGCTAATATCGCCAGTACAGCAGGTGTCGATAGGAAGTTAATCTCTGTATATTTTGGAAGCGTTGAAAACCTAATTGAAACGTACATCAAAGGAAAAGATTATTGGGTAGAAGCGACAGCTGCCGCAGAACAAACATTAGCAAATTCTAAAGATGACAGTACGCGTTATTTTCTAGAAAAACTGTTATTGGAACAAATTCACTATTTTGCATTAAATGACGAAATGCAAAAAGTTGTTCTGTGGCAGATTAGTGAAAAGTCAGATATTATGTCCCATGTGACACAATCGAGAGAAAAAATGAGTTCGCTCTTCTTTCCATATTCTGACAAGGAATTAGCAGGTAAAAATGTAGACCTCCGAGCAGTTTCAAGTTTACTTGTAGCAGGTATTTACTATTTAGTATTACATACAAAAATGACTGATAGTACTTTTTGCGAGATCGATCTTACAACCGAAGAAGGTATGAATCGTATTAAGGAGGCTGTTAAGTTTATTTTAAAACAGACTTATGAGGCGGAATAA
- a CDS encoding 2-oxo acid dehydrogenase subunit E2 has product MAEVVRMPKMSDTMTEGVIAKWHKQVGDKVNSGDLVAEIETDKATMDFESYQEGTLLYIGPKEGEAVAIDAIIAILGEPGEDFQALLSDAPQTEEVTEKKEVETSNSSETEAAPQSNVTPESLGVTVITMPLLSDTMTEGVIAQWNFKVGDTIKSDDSIADVETDKATMEVTAYADGTLLYVGLEAGEAAKVNDIIAIVGPAGTDVTPLLNQKPASASQAAPAEVKKEESKEEAPVTTENKSTDVADDSRVKASPLARKIAKDKGINLSEIKGSADGGRIVKKDVESYVPAAKSAPAASAPVATETKAITLPTFVGEERYTEVAVSQMRKTIARRLGESLFTAPHFYLTVSIDMENAMIARTQINEVAPVKVSFNDIVVKAVAVALKKHPAVNSSWKGDKIRFNEHTNIGVAMAVEDGLLVPVVSFADGKSLSHISAEVKDFAQKAKTKKLTPADWEGSTFTVSNLGMFGIDEFTSIINSPDGAILSVGAIQQVPVVKNGAVVPGNVMKLTLGCDHRVVDGATGAQFLQTLKALLENPVRLLA; this is encoded by the coding sequence ATGGCTGAAGTAGTTAGAATGCCGAAAATGAGCGATACCATGACCGAAGGGGTTATCGCAAAATGGCACAAACAAGTTGGTGATAAAGTTAACTCTGGTGATTTAGTTGCTGAAATCGAAACTGATAAAGCAACGATGGATTTTGAATCATACCAAGAAGGAACGCTTTTATATATTGGTCCAAAAGAAGGTGAAGCAGTTGCGATTGATGCTATTATCGCTATTCTTGGAGAACCAGGAGAAGATTTTCAAGCATTATTAAGTGATGCTCCTCAGACTGAAGAAGTAACAGAGAAAAAGGAAGTAGAAACTTCTAATTCATCTGAAACTGAAGCAGCTCCACAATCTAATGTGACTCCGGAATCTTTAGGTGTTACCGTAATTACTATGCCTTTGTTGAGTGATACGATGACTGAAGGTGTGATTGCACAGTGGAATTTTAAAGTTGGTGACACGATCAAATCTGATGATTCTATTGCTGATGTAGAGACTGATAAGGCGACAATGGAAGTGACAGCTTATGCTGACGGTACATTGTTGTATGTAGGTCTTGAAGCAGGTGAAGCTGCTAAAGTAAATGATATCATTGCTATTGTAGGTCCTGCTGGAACAGATGTAACACCATTGTTAAATCAAAAGCCAGCGTCTGCATCTCAAGCTGCTCCTGCAGAAGTAAAAAAAGAAGAATCCAAAGAAGAGGCTCCTGTAACTACTGAAAATAAATCTACTGATGTAGCTGATGATTCTCGAGTGAAAGCATCTCCTTTAGCCCGTAAAATTGCTAAAGATAAAGGGATCAATCTGAGTGAGATTAAAGGATCTGCTGATGGTGGTCGTATTGTTAAAAAAGATGTTGAATCTTACGTTCCAGCTGCTAAATCTGCTCCTGCTGCGTCTGCTCCAGTAGCTACCGAAACAAAAGCGATCACTTTACCAACTTTTGTAGGTGAAGAAAGATATACAGAAGTTGCTGTTTCTCAAATGCGTAAAACTATTGCGCGTCGCTTAGGTGAAAGCTTATTTACTGCTCCACATTTTTACTTGACGGTTAGTATTGATATGGAAAATGCAATGATTGCTCGTACACAAATCAATGAAGTGGCTCCAGTAAAAGTTTCTTTCAATGATATCGTTGTAAAAGCAGTTGCAGTTGCCTTGAAAAAACACCCTGCCGTAAATTCTTCATGGAAAGGTGATAAGATTCGTTTTAATGAACATACAAATATTGGTGTCGCAATGGCTGTTGAAGATGGCTTATTAGTTCCTGTTGTAAGTTTTGCCGATGGAAAATCATTATCTCACATTTCTGCAGAAGTTAAAGATTTCGCTCAAAAAGCTAAAACTAAAAAATTAACTCCAGCAGATTGGGAAGGTTCAACATTTACAGTTTCTAATTTGGGTATGTTTGGTATTGATGAATTTACATCAATTATCAACTCTCCTGATGGTGCAATCCTATCTGTTGGTGCAATTCAACAAGTACCAGTTGTTAAGAATGGTGCGGTTGTTCCTGGAAATGTGATGAAGTTGACTTTAGGTTGTGACCACCGTGTAGTGGATGGTGCTACAGGTGCTCAATTCTTACAAACGTTAAAAGCATTATTAGAAAATCCAGTAAGATTATTAGCATAA
- the pyk gene encoding pyruvate kinase, protein MEKVQKRTKIVATLGPASADKQVLTNMIAKGVDVCRLNFSHGSQEDHLKVIETIKEINEETNFNVAILADLQGPKIRIGKMKEGGAILVNGSQVEITTHELIGDEEKIYITYDNFPNDVEANEIILLDDGKLQLRVINTNHKDTVTCEVVHGGVLTSRKGVNLPNTKVSIPSLTEEDLDNLNFALDHGADWIAMSFVRSAEDIYQCKKIIAEKGSHAQVIAKIEKPEAIENIDAIIEATDAIMVARGDLGVEMPMEEVPGLQKIIVQKCRDLSKPVIIATQMLESMITTPRATRAEVNDVANSVIDGADAVMLSGETSVGEFPEIVIETMSKIIIHVEQTSYPYYNEKVSEISDGTKIPDAICASSVYLAKKTDAAAIAVLTSSGATAFEIASYRPNADIMVFTGTKKLLRQLSLLWGVKTFIYDKFDSTDGSIHDVNKFIVKNNYIAPGSIVINTASTPLIEKGKTNTIRVSQL, encoded by the coding sequence ATGGAAAAAGTTCAAAAAAGGACTAAAATTGTTGCAACATTAGGTCCTGCATCTGCTGACAAACAAGTGTTAACAAATATGATTGCCAAAGGTGTAGACGTTTGTCGTCTTAACTTTTCTCACGGGAGTCAAGAGGATCACCTAAAAGTTATTGAAACCATTAAAGAGATTAATGAAGAAACAAATTTCAATGTCGCTATTTTAGCCGATTTACAAGGTCCTAAGATCCGTATCGGAAAAATGAAAGAAGGTGGTGCTATCCTTGTAAATGGATCACAGGTTGAAATTACTACACATGAATTAATCGGTGATGAAGAGAAAATTTACATCACATACGATAATTTCCCAAATGATGTTGAAGCAAATGAAATCATCCTATTAGATGATGGAAAATTGCAATTACGTGTTATAAACACAAATCATAAAGATACTGTTACTTGTGAAGTTGTACATGGTGGTGTACTTACTTCCCGTAAAGGTGTTAATTTACCAAACACAAAAGTTTCAATCCCTTCTTTAACAGAAGAAGATTTAGATAATTTAAATTTCGCCCTTGATCATGGTGCAGATTGGATCGCTATGTCATTTGTGCGTTCAGCAGAAGACATCTACCAATGTAAAAAAATCATTGCTGAAAAAGGAAGTCATGCACAAGTAATTGCAAAAATTGAAAAGCCTGAGGCTATCGAAAATATTGATGCTATCATTGAAGCTACTGATGCAATCATGGTAGCACGTGGTGACTTAGGTGTTGAAATGCCAATGGAAGAAGTACCAGGACTACAAAAAATTATTGTTCAGAAATGTCGTGATTTATCAAAACCTGTTATCATTGCAACTCAGATGTTAGAAAGTATGATCACAACTCCTCGTGCTACACGTGCGGAAGTTAATGATGTGGCTAACTCGGTTATTGATGGTGCTGATGCAGTGATGCTAAGTGGCGAAACATCTGTAGGTGAATTTCCAGAGATCGTTATCGAAACAATGAGCAAAATCATTATCCACGTGGAACAAACATCTTATCCATATTATAATGAGAAAGTTAGTGAGATTAGTGATGGAACTAAAATTCCTGATGCAATTTGTGCATCTTCAGTATATTTAGCTAAGAAAACAGATGCAGCGGCAATTGCTGTCTTAACATCGTCGGGTGCTACTGCATTTGAAATCGCAAGTTACAGACCTAATGCAGACATTATGGTATTTACAGGAACTAAAAAATTGTTACGTCAATTGAGTTTATTATGGGGTGTTAAAACCTTCATATACGACAAATTTGATAGTACTGACGGTTCTATTCACGATGTCAACAAATTTATTGTGAAAAACAACTATATCGCTCCAGGTTCGATTGTAATCAACACAGCATCGACACCTTTAATCGAAAAAGGAAAAACGAATACCATTCGTGTTTCTCAATTGTAA
- a CDS encoding IPExxxVDY family protein yields MNNKTILKWDLEFDAELDFVLIAISCPLKDYRLCHFINKVTLLDFVRGKEDKFDHNQKLKQKSAEELEYHIIVDHHKKSIQHFTTFWYINTKFQTEYYLINNKSIEGSLLIPEHANFDYFILIKNFIDEDDLDRIIKNINKIPEVVFVKEISPKILKSKENLIF; encoded by the coding sequence TTGAATAACAAAACGATACTAAAATGGGACCTAGAATTTGATGCCGAACTTGACTTCGTACTCATCGCCATATCATGTCCTTTAAAAGATTACCGTCTCTGTCATTTTATCAACAAGGTGACCTTACTCGATTTTGTAAGAGGTAAAGAAGATAAGTTTGATCATAATCAAAAATTAAAACAAAAATCTGCTGAAGAATTAGAATATCACATCATTGTCGATCATCATAAAAAATCGATACAGCACTTCACTACTTTTTGGTACATAAACACCAAATTTCAAACTGAGTATTATTTAATCAACAATAAAAGTATAGAGGGAAGCCTGCTAATACCCGAACATGCCAATTTTGATTATTTTATTCTCATCAAAAATTTTATTGATGAAGACGATTTAGATCGGATCATAAAAAACATAAACAAAATACCCGAAGTTGTGTTTGTAAAAGAAATATCACCAAAAATATTGAAATCCAAAGAAAATCTGATATTTTAG
- the hisS gene encoding histidine--tRNA ligase: protein MATVKPSLAKGTRDFSPAEMLKRNYIFNTLKRVFIKYGYSEIQTPSFENLQTLTGKYGDEGDQLIFKILNSGDYLSKAPDDLFKSKSSIKLISHISEKALRYDLTVPFARYVVMHQNDISLPFKRFQIQPVWRADRPQRGRYREFYQCDVDVVGSASLLNEAEFMLIYHEALKNLGLKDFTIKINNRKILSGIAEIIGKPELIVDMTVAIDKLDKIGLEGVNKELLERGFTTTDLEILRPIILLEGSNEEKLSALKHVLSNSEIGLKGVAEIEETFDYISKLDSSNEVLQQFVEVDITLARGLNYYTGCIFEVKTNEVAMGSIGGGGRYDDLTGMFGLKGLTGVGVSFGADRIYDVLEELNLYPEAKGDYTKLLIVNFDKETESFTLPLLNRLRQANVAVELYPTAAKLKKQMSYADSKGIPYVLLIGDEEVYSGQLSLKDMQTGDQRKIDESTLIAELS, encoded by the coding sequence ATGGCAACAGTAAAACCTTCTTTAGCAAAAGGCACGCGTGATTTTTCACCAGCCGAAATGCTTAAACGTAATTATATTTTCAATACGCTTAAACGTGTTTTTATAAAATATGGTTACAGTGAAATTCAAACTCCTTCTTTTGAAAATTTACAGACACTTACTGGAAAGTACGGTGATGAGGGGGATCAGTTAATTTTTAAGATTTTGAATTCGGGAGATTATTTGAGTAAAGCTCCTGATGATCTATTTAAATCTAAATCTTCCATTAAATTAATTTCTCATATTTCTGAAAAGGCACTTCGTTATGACCTTACTGTACCGTTTGCTCGTTACGTTGTCATGCATCAAAATGATATTTCCTTACCTTTCAAGCGTTTTCAAATTCAACCTGTATGGCGTGCAGATCGTCCTCAAAGAGGTCGTTATCGTGAATTTTACCAATGTGATGTAGATGTTGTGGGCTCTGCCAGTCTACTCAATGAAGCTGAGTTTATGTTGATCTATCATGAAGCACTGAAAAATTTGGGATTGAAAGATTTTACGATTAAAATCAACAATCGTAAGATTCTTTCAGGTATTGCAGAAATTATTGGTAAGCCGGAACTTATTGTCGATATGACAGTTGCGATCGATAAATTGGATAAGATCGGTTTAGAAGGAGTCAACAAGGAATTATTAGAACGTGGTTTTACAACAACTGATTTGGAAATTTTACGCCCAATTATTTTATTGGAAGGATCAAATGAAGAGAAATTGTCGGCGCTAAAACATGTACTGTCAAATTCGGAAATTGGATTGAAGGGCGTAGCTGAAATAGAAGAAACTTTTGATTATATTTCTAAGTTGGATTCTTCAAATGAAGTTTTACAGCAGTTTGTAGAGGTGGATATTACCTTAGCTCGTGGTTTAAATTATTATACTGGATGCATTTTTGAGGTTAAGACCAATGAAGTAGCTATGGGAAGTATCGGAGGCGGAGGACGCTACGATGATTTGACAGGTATGTTTGGGTTAAAAGGGTTAACAGGCGTTGGTGTGTCTTTTGGTGCCGATCGCATCTATGATGTTCTAGAAGAGTTGAATCTTTATCCAGAGGCTAAAGGAGATTATACCAAACTGTTGATTGTGAATTTTGATAAAGAGACCGAGTCCTTTACATTGCCACTTTTAAATCGCTTACGTCAAGCAAATGTTGCTGTGGAACTTTATCCAACAGCCGCAAAATTGAAAAAACAAATGAGTTACGCGGACAGTAAAGGGATTCCATATGTTTTGTTAATCGGTGATGAGGAGGTTTATTCTGGACAGCTTTCATTAAAAGATATGCAAACAGGTGATCAAAGAAAAATTGATGAATCAACTTTGATTGCTGAATTGAGCTAA
- the fabF gene encoding beta-ketoacyl-ACP synthase II: protein MELKRVVVTGLGALTPIGNTVSEYWNSLLDGVSGAAPITHFDASKFKTQFACEVKGFDPHEFMDRKEARKVDPFVQYAIASSDEAIKDAGLIFENLDTNRIGVIWGSGIGGLTTFTDEVVNFAKGDGTPRFNPFFIPKMLVDIAPGHISMRHGLRGPNFSAVSACASATNAMIDAFNYIRMGKADVIVTGGSEATINEAGIGGFNAMHALSTRNDDPKTASRPFDKDRDGFVSGEGSGAIILESLEHALARGAKIYAEIGGGGMSADAHHITASHPEGLGAKLAMTMAVNDAELDFTDIDYINVHGTSTPVGDISETKAIVDLFGEHAYKLNISSTKSMTGHLLGAAGAIETIASILAVQNDIVPPTINHFTDDPELDNRLNFTFNKAQKRIVNAAMSNTFGFGGHNATIVVKKYKA from the coding sequence ATGGAGCTTAAAAGAGTAGTAGTAACAGGATTAGGCGCACTTACACCAATTGGTAATACCGTTTCAGAATATTGGAATAGTTTACTAGATGGTGTAAGCGGTGCTGCTCCCATTACGCATTTTGATGCGTCAAAATTTAAAACCCAATTCGCTTGTGAAGTGAAGGGGTTCGATCCACATGAATTTATGGATCGAAAGGAAGCTCGCAAAGTAGATCCTTTTGTACAGTATGCTATTGCATCATCTGATGAAGCAATCAAGGATGCTGGTTTAATTTTTGAAAATTTAGATACAAATCGTATCGGAGTAATCTGGGGATCAGGAATTGGGGGATTGACAACTTTTACAGATGAAGTTGTCAATTTTGCAAAAGGGGATGGAACACCGCGTTTCAATCCTTTCTTTATTCCAAAGATGCTTGTCGATATTGCTCCGGGACATATTTCTATGCGTCACGGACTTCGTGGACCTAATTTTTCTGCTGTCTCTGCATGTGCTTCGGCAACCAATGCGATGATTGATGCTTTTAACTATATTCGTATGGGTAAAGCTGATGTGATTGTTACAGGTGGATCTGAAGCGACTATTAATGAAGCTGGAATCGGTGGATTTAATGCGATGCATGCATTGTCAACTAGAAATGATGATCCTAAAACAGCTTCGCGTCCTTTTGATAAAGATCGTGATGGTTTTGTTTCTGGTGAAGGGTCTGGTGCGATCATATTAGAAAGTTTAGAACACGCATTAGCGCGTGGTGCTAAAATTTATGCTGAAATTGGGGGTGGAGGTATGAGCGCTGATGCACATCATATCACAGCTTCACATCCAGAGGGTTTAGGTGCTAAACTTGCAATGACAATGGCTGTCAATGATGCGGAACTAGATTTCACAGATATTGATTATATCAATGTGCATGGCACTTCTACTCCGGTAGGGGATATTAGTGAAACTAAAGCTATTGTGGATTTGTTTGGTGAGCATGCTTATAAATTGAACATTAGTTCTACAAAATCAATGACTGGACACCTTTTAGGTGCAGCTGGCGCGATTGAAACTATTGCTTCTATTTTAGCTGTTCAAAATGATATAGTACCGCCTACTATTAATCATTTTACAGATGATCCAGAATTGGACAACAGATTAAATTTCACATTTAATAAAGCTCAAAAGCGTATTGTAAATGCTGCAATGAGTAATACTTTTGGCTTTGGTGGTCACAATGCAACTATTGTTGTGAAAAAATACAAAGCTTAA
- the pdhA gene encoding pyruvate dehydrogenase (acetyl-transferring) E1 component subunit alpha, translating to MSSTPITKETYLEWYRSMLLMRKFEEKTGQLYGQQKIRGFCHLYIGQEAVVAGTMSVIKPEDSLITAYRDHAHALAKGVSANECMAEMFGKATGCSKGKGGSMHFFSKEHKMMGGHGIVGGQIPLGAGIAFAEKYLGTNNVNVCYMGDGAVRQGAFNETLNMAMLWKLPVIFVCENNGYAMGTSVQRTTNMQDIYKMGLGFDMPCAPVDGMDVVAVHNAMDEAVQRARAGEGPTFLEIRTYRYKGHSMSDPAKYRTKEELEEYKGRDPLLATKHAIVENNYADEAWFAEVDAEVKSIVDESVKFAEESPFPTADELYKDVYVQEDYPFILD from the coding sequence ATGAGTTCAACACCTATAACAAAAGAGACATATTTAGAGTGGTATAGATCTATGCTACTTATGCGTAAGTTTGAAGAGAAAACAGGTCAACTTTATGGACAGCAAAAAATCCGTGGTTTCTGTCACTTGTACATTGGACAAGAGGCAGTAGTAGCAGGTACCATGTCTGTAATTAAACCTGAAGATTCTTTAATTACAGCCTACCGTGATCACGCACATGCTTTAGCAAAAGGAGTGTCTGCAAATGAATGTATGGCTGAGATGTTTGGAAAAGCAACAGGTTGTTCAAAAGGAAAAGGTGGATCTATGCACTTTTTTTCGAAAGAACATAAGATGATGGGAGGCCATGGTATTGTCGGTGGTCAGATTCCGTTAGGAGCTGGTATCGCATTTGCTGAGAAATATTTGGGCACAAATAATGTTAACGTATGTTACATGGGTGATGGTGCTGTTCGTCAAGGTGCTTTCAATGAAACTTTGAACATGGCCATGTTGTGGAAATTACCAGTAATTTTTGTTTGTGAAAACAATGGTTACGCAATGGGTACTTCTGTACAACGTACAACCAATATGCAAGATATTTATAAAATGGGCTTAGGTTTTGATATGCCTTGTGCTCCAGTAGATGGTATGGATGTAGTAGCGGTACACAACGCAATGGACGAAGCTGTTCAACGTGCTCGTGCTGGTGAAGGACCTACTTTCTTAGAAATACGTACATACCGTTACAAAGGACACTCTATGTCCGATCCTGCGAAATACCGTACGAAAGAAGAACTAGAAGAATATAAAGGGCGTGATCCATTATTAGCGACAAAGCATGCTATTGTTGAAAACAATTATGCTGATGAAGCTTGGTTTGCTGAAGTGGATGCTGAAGTGAAAAGTATTGTAGATGAGTCTGTAAAATTTGCGGAAGAATCTCCTTTCCCTACAGCTGATGAATTGTACAAAGATGTGTACGTTCAAGAGGATTATCCATTTATATTAGATTAA
- a CDS encoding aminotransferase class I/II-fold pyridoxal phosphate-dependent enzyme — protein sequence MINHNIDFNKASFKEFENIPHYDIVQSANAFQEFIDYMSDHDQMNFRFITAGCGPIVQVKTPFMKVAKECISLVSNDYLNFTQHPKVKQAAIDGIMKYGTGAGASPLIGGHHEYHVQLEDQLSSFFNRQRGSSIVYTTGYSANAATLQCLLKAEDCAIVDMEVHASVYEGLLRTNTKRFPHNSMIHLERALVDAENKYRTKLVIIDGVYSQNGDLAKIDEIYHLCEKYGAYLMVDDAHGIGVIGENGRGCMEMYNLLDKVHIISGTLSKAFGHIGGFIISSPEIINYLRHQSRQQVFSSTSTPASNGLIQAIKLIDEEPEWRTKLAENISYFKKGLLSLNLNIGTSQSAIIPIKIGDPHKTSQVARMLLAAGVYANCIVYPGVSKKDARIRTSLMATHTRENLDHVLNVLEQIAKKINLTKTT from the coding sequence ATGATTAATCATAACATTGACTTCAACAAAGCTAGCTTCAAAGAATTTGAAAATATACCACATTACGATATTGTACAATCTGCAAACGCTTTCCAAGAATTTATAGATTACATGAGCGATCATGATCAAATGAATTTTAGATTTATTACAGCAGGATGTGGTCCAATTGTTCAAGTCAAAACACCATTTATGAAGGTAGCAAAAGAGTGTATCAGCTTAGTGTCCAATGACTACCTCAATTTTACACAACATCCTAAAGTGAAACAGGCTGCGATTGACGGGATTATGAAGTATGGTACAGGAGCCGGAGCATCTCCGCTTATTGGAGGGCACCACGAGTACCATGTGCAACTCGAAGATCAATTATCTAGTTTTTTTAATAGACAACGGGGATCATCAATTGTATATACAACAGGATATTCTGCAAATGCAGCAACTCTACAATGTTTATTAAAGGCGGAGGATTGTGCAATTGTTGACATGGAAGTACATGCAAGTGTTTATGAAGGCTTATTACGTACTAATACTAAACGCTTTCCACATAACAGTATGATTCATTTGGAACGAGCATTGGTCGATGCAGAAAATAAATATAGAACCAAATTAGTGATAATAGATGGCGTATACTCTCAAAATGGGGATTTAGCAAAAATCGACGAAATATATCATTTGTGCGAAAAATATGGTGCTTATTTAATGGTAGATGATGCACATGGGATCGGTGTAATAGGAGAAAACGGAAGGGGCTGTATGGAAATGTACAATTTATTAGATAAAGTCCATATTATCTCCGGTACCTTAAGCAAAGCGTTTGGGCACATTGGAGGATTTATTATTTCATCTCCCGAGATCATCAATTATTTACGTCACCAATCCCGCCAACAAGTATTTTCGTCCACCTCCACTCCCGCATCCAATGGGCTTATACAGGCTATAAAACTAATCGATGAAGAACCAGAATGGCGTACAAAATTAGCTGAAAATATTTCATATTTTAAAAAAGGTCTATTATCTTTAAATCTAAACATTGGAACGTCACAGTCTGCAATAATTCCTATAAAAATCGGTGATCCACACAAAACATCTCAAGTTGCAAGAATGCTTTTAGCTGCTGGTGTATATGCAAATTGTATTGTCTATCCTGGTGTTTCAAAAAAAGATGCCCGAATAAGAACAAGCTTAATGGCAACCCATACTAGAGAAAATTTGGACCACGTATTAAATGTACTTGAACAAATTGCGAAAAAAATTAATCTTACAAAGACCACATAA